Proteins from a single region of Chloroherpeton thalassium ATCC 35110:
- a CDS encoding class I SAM-dependent methyltransferase: protein MLEIEFSALLKTEAQAFLQQHLAEDPSSVALKYHGEKSLPIRAIAEQIRCIKKAKKKLPNFVREDMIFTEQSLEQCSSEQTALYKSRLMQGRRLIDLTGGLGVDTIFLAKSFESVTYVEQDAILAKLFRHNLEKIDAKNIAIVNEESLAHLQTYPNKFFDWLYIDPSRRKDGRRLYSLEDCSPNVLLHQNLLMAKAAQVCIKVSPLMDLTAIQKTVSNLKEIHVVSVDDECKEILIVLSDLQLGAAPVVKAVSLSRKQSVPSFELSAAASDAFEKKIVDELRPYFYVPDVALTKANLTPKLAAARGLYFINPAIDYLTADVFDKGFPGRVFQVERVLAFKKKGLRKQLVEAGYAAASLARRDFPYSPEELRKLLKLEESREAFLFFTKTNSKKLVCICCKKMSEAIESLSVEPFSESNMGK, encoded by the coding sequence ATGTTAGAGATCGAATTCAGCGCGCTTCTAAAAACCGAAGCGCAGGCTTTTTTGCAGCAGCATCTCGCCGAAGATCCAAGCAGCGTGGCGCTGAAATATCACGGTGAGAAATCACTTCCCATTCGTGCCATTGCCGAACAGATTCGTTGCATTAAAAAAGCGAAGAAAAAGCTACCAAATTTTGTTCGCGAGGATATGATTTTTACCGAGCAAAGTTTGGAACAATGTTCCAGCGAGCAGACAGCGCTTTATAAATCAAGGTTGATGCAAGGTCGACGATTGATTGATCTAACAGGTGGCTTGGGCGTGGACACAATCTTTCTGGCAAAATCTTTTGAATCTGTCACTTATGTCGAGCAAGACGCCATTTTGGCTAAACTGTTTCGCCATAACCTTGAAAAGATCGACGCAAAAAATATTGCAATTGTAAACGAAGAAAGCCTGGCTCATCTGCAAACTTATCCTAACAAATTTTTTGATTGGCTTTACATTGATCCGTCAAGGCGAAAAGACGGGCGTAGGCTGTATTCTTTAGAAGATTGTTCGCCGAATGTGTTGCTACATCAAAATTTATTGATGGCAAAAGCAGCGCAAGTTTGCATCAAGGTGTCGCCGCTGATGGATTTAACCGCGATTCAAAAAACAGTTTCCAATCTGAAGGAAATTCATGTGGTTTCGGTGGATGATGAATGTAAGGAAATTTTGATTGTCTTAAGTGATTTGCAACTTGGCGCAGCGCCCGTTGTAAAAGCTGTGAGTTTATCCAGGAAGCAAAGTGTGCCGTCTTTTGAGCTAAGTGCAGCGGCCAGTGATGCGTTTGAGAAAAAAATTGTAGATGAACTGAGGCCCTATTTTTATGTCCCGGATGTGGCGTTAACGAAAGCAAATTTGACACCAAAGTTGGCCGCAGCGCGTGGGCTCTATTTCATCAATCCGGCGATTGATTATCTCACGGCGGATGTGTTTGATAAAGGATTTCCAGGTCGAGTGTTTCAAGTGGAGCGAGTGTTAGCGTTTAAGAAAAAAGGTTTGCGAAAGCAGCTTGTGGAAGCCGGATATGCAGCGGCGAGTCTTGCTCGTAGAGATTTTCCGTATTCGCCAGAAGAGCTCCGAAAATTGCTAAAATTGGAAGAGAGTCGTGAGGCGTTCTTGTTTTTTACAAAAACGAATTCGAAGAAGCTGGTATGTATTTGCTGTAAAAAGATGAGTGAAGCTATTGAAAGCCTTTCGGTTGAACCCTTTTCAGAAAGTAATATGGGGAAGTAA
- the ribD gene encoding bifunctional diaminohydroxyphosphoribosylaminopyrimidine deaminase/5-amino-6-(5-phosphoribosylamino)uracil reductase RibD, translating to MQKNFSEDEFYIDRCLKLAKKGAGFVSPNPLVGSVIVHNGKIIGEGFHEVYGGPHAEVNAIGSVAQPILLQESTLYVNLEPCAHFGKTPPCADLIIRHKIPRVVIGCLDPFEHVSGKGAEKLRHAGVEVKVGVLESEALRLNEAFIHFHIQKRPFVALKFAQTLDGKIATTSGDSKWITNKASRTLGHQLRSWHSAILIGTNTALADDPELTVRHVEGKNPVRVLLDRRLSVPLTAKIFNAAANTLVFTSSQNTNHPKVGKLNEKNVEVFFVTENEAGLSFSEIFQVLYEKKLLSVYVEGGSGVYSRLIQEGYCEKFYGFIAPKIVGGDGLATFRPLEITNMAEAVSLRFHQVQMLDGDIFIEGYFNH from the coding sequence TTGCAGAAGAACTTCTCGGAAGACGAGTTTTACATAGATCGTTGCTTGAAGCTTGCCAAAAAAGGCGCCGGCTTTGTGAGTCCAAATCCGCTCGTGGGCTCAGTAATCGTCCATAACGGAAAAATTATCGGCGAAGGATTCCACGAAGTATACGGCGGACCTCATGCCGAAGTCAATGCGATTGGCTCAGTCGCGCAGCCGATACTGCTTCAGGAATCCACCCTGTATGTTAATTTAGAGCCGTGCGCTCATTTCGGCAAAACACCGCCTTGCGCCGATCTCATTATTCGGCACAAAATCCCACGCGTTGTTATTGGTTGCCTCGACCCGTTTGAACACGTTTCGGGCAAGGGCGCTGAAAAACTCAGGCACGCAGGTGTTGAAGTGAAAGTTGGCGTGCTCGAATCGGAAGCTTTGCGCCTGAACGAAGCATTTATTCATTTCCATATCCAAAAGCGCCCTTTTGTAGCGCTGAAGTTCGCCCAAACGCTCGACGGCAAAATCGCCACAACGAGCGGCGATTCAAAGTGGATTACCAACAAAGCCTCTCGCACGCTCGGGCATCAATTGCGAAGTTGGCACAGTGCAATTTTGATTGGCACAAACACAGCTTTAGCCGACGATCCTGAACTCACCGTCAGGCATGTGGAAGGGAAAAATCCGGTTAGGGTGCTTTTAGACCGTCGACTTTCTGTGCCTTTAACGGCCAAAATTTTTAATGCTGCAGCCAACACGCTTGTTTTTACTTCGTCGCAAAACACGAATCATCCAAAAGTTGGGAAATTAAACGAGAAAAATGTTGAGGTCTTTTTTGTGACGGAAAATGAAGCAGGACTTTCGTTTTCGGAGATATTTCAGGTTCTTTATGAAAAAAAATTGCTTTCGGTTTATGTTGAAGGAGGCAGTGGCGTTTATAGCCGCTTGATTCAAGAAGGCTATTGCGAGAAATTTTATGGGTTCATCGCACCTAAAATCGTAGGCGGCGACGGGCTCGCTACTTTTAGGCCATTGGAAATCACAAACATGGCAGAAGCTGTTTCGCTCCGTTTTCATCAGGTTCAAATGCTTGATGGCGACATTTTCATTGAAGGATATTTTAATCACTGA
- a CDS encoding DUF547 domain-containing protein gives MQQEKLQEINQNSSDFDHRKFDRVLKKHVKHGKVNYTALKHDEEFSAYLQDLEQADLSVFQSREEKVAFWINAYNAYTLKLILDNYPIKSIKDLSFLGTLIINSPWKKRFCAVAGNVYTLDEIEHDILRGELQETGVHFAVVCASNSCPILRDEAYSAKKLKEQLTSQTEAFLSDTLKNQFKWEGKTLYLSKIFDWYKSDFEKQYGSVTGFLAQYFTGEQKEWLAKGDVKIEYLEYDWRLNELK, from the coding sequence ATGCAACAGGAAAAACTCCAAGAAATTAACCAAAATTCCAGCGATTTTGACCACCGTAAATTTGATAGGGTTTTAAAAAAACATGTAAAACACGGCAAGGTGAATTACACAGCGCTGAAACACGACGAGGAGTTTTCGGCTTACCTTCAAGATCTTGAACAGGCCGATCTTTCCGTTTTTCAAAGCCGTGAAGAGAAAGTCGCCTTTTGGATTAATGCCTACAACGCCTACACACTCAAGCTTATTCTTGACAACTACCCTATCAAAAGCATCAAAGATTTAAGCTTCCTTGGCACGCTAATTATCAACAGTCCTTGGAAAAAACGTTTTTGTGCTGTGGCAGGAAATGTTTATACGCTTGATGAAATTGAACACGACATTTTGCGCGGCGAACTTCAGGAAACGGGCGTTCATTTTGCGGTGGTTTGTGCATCAAATTCGTGCCCGATTCTTCGCGACGAAGCCTATTCGGCCAAAAAACTTAAAGAACAACTGACCAGTCAAACAGAAGCTTTTTTATCGGATACGCTAAAAAATCAGTTCAAATGGGAAGGAAAAACGCTTTATCTTTCCAAGATTTTTGATTGGTACAAATCGGATTTTGAGAAACAATACGGCTCGGTTACTGGCTTTCTGGCACAATACTTTACCGGCGAACAAAAAGAATGGCTCGCAAAAGGTGACGTAAAAATTGAGTATCTTGAGTACGATTGGCGTCTTAATGAATTGAAATAG
- a CDS encoding transketolase → MDSEKQKELEALALRVREHIIKMSTDGGCFIGASLSCADLIVYLYKEVLNVTPATVKDENRDYLLLSKGHDVPALYGTLAELEFFPKERLKNHLKTTDSIYWHPNTQIPGIEFHSGSLGHLLSVSIGIAMDIKLKKASNKVYVILGDGELNEGSVWESCQVAAAKKLDNLVAIVDRNEFQANIRTEELSPLEPIEKKFEAFGWTTKRVAGHDFQALEEGFAKLPLEEGKPTVVIADTVRGKGLPSIEKRADRWFVNFTHEEIKSLLEELHGGSTTELKSKALHVR, encoded by the coding sequence ATGGATAGCGAAAAACAAAAGGAACTGGAGGCTTTAGCGCTTCGTGTTAGGGAGCACATTATTAAGATGTCAACAGATGGCGGCTGCTTTATCGGCGCGTCGCTTTCATGTGCAGACTTGATCGTGTACTTATACAAAGAAGTGCTGAATGTCACGCCGGCTACTGTGAAAGATGAAAACCGTGATTATTTACTTCTCTCCAAAGGCCACGATGTGCCAGCGCTTTACGGCACGCTCGCCGAGCTTGAATTTTTCCCGAAAGAGCGTTTGAAAAATCACCTCAAAACCACAGATTCCATTTACTGGCATCCAAACACCCAAATTCCTGGCATCGAATTTCATTCTGGTTCGCTTGGGCATTTGCTCTCAGTTTCCATCGGCATTGCCATGGACATTAAGCTGAAAAAAGCTTCAAATAAAGTTTATGTCATTTTGGGCGACGGCGAACTCAACGAAGGTTCGGTTTGGGAATCGTGCCAAGTAGCTGCTGCGAAAAAGTTGGATAACTTGGTTGCGATTGTCGACCGAAACGAATTTCAGGCAAATATTCGCACCGAAGAACTCAGCCCGTTAGAGCCAATTGAGAAGAAATTTGAAGCCTTCGGCTGGACAACCAAACGCGTGGCTGGACACGATTTTCAAGCGTTGGAAGAGGGGTTTGCCAAATTGCCGCTTGAAGAAGGAAAGCCGACAGTCGTGATTGCCGACACCGTTCGTGGCAAAGGGTTGCCGAGCATCGAAAAACGCGCCGACCGCTGGTTTGTGAATTTCACCCACGAAGAAATCAAATCGCTTTTAGAAGAACTTCATGGTGGAAGCACAACGGAACTGAAATCCAAAGCTTTGCACGTCAGATAA
- a CDS encoding DUF2164 domain-containing protein: protein MAEIEFSKEEKDVIIQKLQDYFKDELDQEIGNFDALFLLDFMSKEIGAYFYNRGLYDAQAILKRKLDDVSEAIFELEKITGIRR from the coding sequence ATGGCCGAAATTGAATTTTCGAAAGAAGAAAAAGACGTGATTATCCAGAAGCTTCAGGACTATTTTAAAGACGAGCTCGATCAAGAAATTGGCAATTTTGACGCGCTCTTCCTTTTGGACTTTATGTCGAAAGAAATTGGCGCTTATTTTTACAATCGAGGACTTTATGATGCACAAGCCATTTTGAAACGAAAATTGGATGATGTCTCCGAAGCGATCTTCGAGTTGGAAAAAATCACGGGCATTCGCCGGTAG
- a CDS encoding deoxycytidylate deaminase: MSEHEHHNCSSGHPENLQLRPKRLGWDEYFMSVAHLISQRATCKRAHIGAVIVRDNNILATGYNGAPSGLPHCDDDNCLIYTSTHPDGTIEQNCMNTIHAEMNAIIQAAKHGVSIKDADIYVTASPCINCLKALINVGIKQIYYDKPYKIENISDMLHKTGVKLIQVHVENIRIINDEK; the protein is encoded by the coding sequence ATGTCGGAACACGAACATCACAATTGCAGCTCAGGCCATCCTGAGAATTTGCAACTCCGCCCAAAACGGTTGGGCTGGGACGAATATTTTATGAGCGTTGCACACTTGATCTCTCAACGCGCTACATGCAAACGAGCACACATTGGTGCCGTAATTGTTAGGGATAATAACATCCTTGCAACTGGCTATAACGGCGCTCCCTCCGGCCTGCCACATTGCGACGATGACAATTGCCTTATCTACACCTCTACACATCCCGACGGAACCATCGAGCAAAACTGCATGAATACGATTCATGCGGAAATGAACGCCATTATTCAAGCGGCGAAACATGGTGTTTCTATAAAAGACGCGGATATTTATGTTACAGCCAGCCCGTGCATAAATTGCTTGAAAGCGCTTATCAATGTGGGCATTAAACAAATATATTACGATAAGCCTTACAAAATTGAGAATATTTCCGACATGCTACACAAAACCGGCGTAAAGCTGATTCAAGTTCATGTAGAAAATATTCGCATTATCAATGATGAAAAATGA
- a CDS encoding NFACT RNA binding domain-containing protein, whose protein sequence is MVKNYFTLYHLSAEMKTTIEGGYIFEIFTRQKNELYISLLTKSKERLALVATASHAKLALYFQQESLSRRKNAVTLMKVLNDLQIQRFSISEFERILYLDLEQNYRLALQIYSSDTNFFLLKNNVIIDAFKNSNDVICEKLIEKNQTHIFSNLESLINNFSVFKANFNTVFNGNIISCLQEILPGFDRHLIKELIFRSDFKNGTEPNLEKLHVELEGLFYELISPNPRVYYENGRLARMSIIDESGLNENDSERFDSVGEAFRFYSYRLYQEENSGKERDDLIKKVEKQKDKTLRKIATINDEKSSDRSQKYEQYGKLILMNLYLLKKGLKEINIQNVFENNREEKIQLEPSKTPSENAEVYFLKAKKSKQSASLIASRIEKTRSVLAEQEKILQELLAMEKPRDFQKWHRQNLSRLGKLGLISQDEVTQDMLFRRFTISKSAELWVGKNAANNDLLTFRHARPNDIWLHARGVSGSHCVLKTAGICARQDIERAAEIAAYYSAAKSSEFVPVIYTPKKYVRKPKGALPGAVKIEREEVLLVRPRIIEE, encoded by the coding sequence ATGGTTAAAAATTACTTTACCCTTTATCATCTTTCGGCTGAGATGAAAACGACGATTGAAGGCGGATACATATTTGAAATTTTCACGCGCCAAAAAAATGAACTTTACATAAGTCTTCTTACAAAATCAAAGGAACGGCTTGCGCTGGTTGCAACAGCCTCTCATGCCAAGCTCGCTCTTTATTTTCAGCAAGAATCACTCTCTCGAAGGAAAAACGCCGTAACGCTGATGAAAGTTCTGAATGATTTGCAGATTCAGCGGTTTTCTATCTCCGAGTTTGAGCGAATTCTTTATTTAGATTTGGAGCAGAATTATCGACTGGCTCTTCAAATTTATAGTTCCGACACCAACTTTTTTTTGCTGAAAAATAATGTGATTATTGATGCGTTTAAAAATTCAAATGATGTGATTTGTGAAAAATTAATTGAGAAAAATCAGACACATATATTTTCTAATTTAGAGTCACTTATAAATAACTTTAGTGTATTTAAAGCAAATTTTAATACGGTTTTCAATGGAAATATTATCTCGTGTTTGCAGGAGATTTTGCCGGGATTTGATCGTCATTTGATCAAAGAATTGATCTTTCGTTCGGATTTTAAAAATGGCACTGAACCAAATTTGGAAAAACTTCATGTCGAATTAGAGGGGCTTTTTTACGAACTAATTTCTCCAAATCCACGAGTTTATTATGAAAATGGTCGTTTAGCTCGGATGTCCATCATTGACGAATCAGGGTTAAATGAAAATGATTCTGAACGTTTTGATTCCGTTGGGGAAGCGTTCCGGTTTTATAGTTATCGACTTTATCAGGAGGAAAATTCAGGCAAAGAACGCGATGATTTGATAAAAAAAGTGGAGAAGCAAAAGGATAAAACATTACGAAAAATAGCAACGATAAATGATGAAAAAAGCTCGGATAGAAGTCAAAAGTATGAGCAGTATGGTAAGCTTATTTTGATGAATTTATACTTGTTAAAGAAAGGTTTAAAAGAGATAAATATTCAAAACGTTTTTGAAAATAACCGAGAAGAAAAAATTCAATTAGAGCCATCAAAAACGCCATCTGAAAATGCGGAAGTCTATTTTTTAAAAGCGAAAAAATCTAAACAAAGTGCCTCGTTAATAGCGTCGAGAATTGAGAAAACAAGAAGTGTTTTAGCCGAGCAAGAAAAAATATTGCAAGAACTTTTGGCGATGGAGAAACCGAGAGATTTTCAAAAATGGCATCGCCAAAATCTTTCGCGTTTGGGAAAGCTTGGACTCATTTCCCAAGATGAAGTGACACAGGATATGTTGTTTCGGCGATTTACGATTTCAAAATCGGCCGAGCTGTGGGTGGGGAAAAATGCGGCCAACAACGATTTGCTGACGTTTCGTCATGCGCGGCCTAACGATATTTGGCTGCATGCTCGCGGCGTTTCCGGCTCACATTGCGTTCTGAAAACAGCTGGCATTTGTGCCCGTCAAGATATTGAACGCGCTGCAGAAATTGCGGCATACTATTCCGCTGCAAAGTCTTCAGAGTTTGTGCCAGTGATTTACACGCCAAAAAAATACGTGCGCAAACCGAAAGGCGCATTGCCAGGCGCCGTAAAAATTGAACGAGAAGAAGTTTTGCTTGTTAGGCCGCGCATCATAGAAGAATAG
- a CDS encoding AMP-dependent synthetase/ligase: protein MGLINPSFKTLAELFDAILAHYKEQPQNYGFSRKVDGEYHGISYKYIANHVYELAAYLKAIGIQKGDRVAILSENRIEWVITDMATLKIGAINVPLYPSTPANQLAYILQDSGAKAIVTSTQLQTNKIRRVKNELPELKTLISINPLEAKEDGECNFSAALKTGEAKLKNDPDFLKTITISEDDIATLIYTSGTTGNPKGVMLTHRNICENIKSCSAILPLSEDDACLSFLPLSHAYERTVGYYLMFACGIKIYYAESIETISLNISEVRPTVVITVPRLFERIKSSILKNVDNGAEVRKKLFYWALHLGYQHHADQRSGRSNFFVESQYALANLLILKQIRERFGGRLRFFVSGGAALPPDTGLFFEALGITILEGFGLTETAPVTHVNRPGKVKFGTVGTLLKNVEVKIADDGEILLRGPNIMKGYWQDDAATAEVIRNGWFHTGDIGEIDSEGYLKITDRKKHIIVNSGGKNIAPLPIENRIHANKYIDQALVVGEKRPFLIALIVPNFENLEALAKQKGLAYSNFEELISHHEIYQLYTNILRDISRELASHERVRKFLLLSEPFTIEDGHMTPTLKLRRSKIEEKFKQKIHDLYKGVAYDSE, encoded by the coding sequence ATGGGACTTATTAATCCATCGTTTAAAACGCTTGCAGAACTATTTGATGCTATTTTGGCTCACTACAAAGAGCAACCTCAAAATTATGGATTTTCAAGAAAAGTTGATGGGGAATATCATGGGATTAGCTATAAGTATATTGCTAATCATGTCTATGAACTGGCAGCCTACTTAAAAGCGATCGGCATTCAAAAAGGTGATCGGGTGGCCATTCTTTCCGAAAATAGAATCGAATGGGTCATTACCGACATGGCAACACTGAAGATTGGCGCTATTAATGTTCCCTTGTATCCAAGCACGCCCGCCAATCAACTCGCCTATATTTTACAAGATTCCGGCGCAAAAGCGATTGTTACCTCAACTCAGCTTCAAACCAATAAAATTCGCAGAGTAAAAAACGAGCTGCCCGAGCTCAAAACGCTTATTTCCATCAATCCGCTCGAAGCAAAGGAAGATGGCGAATGTAATTTTTCCGCTGCGCTCAAAACCGGAGAGGCGAAGTTGAAAAACGACCCTGATTTCTTAAAAACTATTACAATCTCCGAAGACGACATAGCCACGCTGATTTACACCTCCGGCACAACCGGAAATCCAAAAGGCGTGATGCTCACGCACCGAAACATTTGCGAAAACATCAAATCCTGTTCGGCAATTCTGCCGTTAAGCGAAGACGATGCCTGCCTTTCCTTTTTGCCGCTGTCGCATGCTTATGAGCGCACCGTGGGTTATTACTTGATGTTTGCCTGCGGTATCAAAATTTACTATGCGGAAAGCATCGAAACGATCAGTTTAAATATTAGTGAAGTACGGCCAACGGTGGTGATTACCGTCCCTCGCCTTTTTGAACGAATCAAATCGAGCATTCTTAAAAATGTTGATAATGGCGCTGAAGTTCGCAAGAAGCTTTTCTATTGGGCGCTTCATTTAGGCTACCAACACCATGCCGACCAACGCTCTGGGCGCTCAAACTTTTTCGTTGAAAGCCAATACGCCCTTGCCAACTTGCTAATTTTAAAACAAATTCGCGAACGCTTTGGCGGACGGCTGCGCTTTTTTGTCTCTGGCGGCGCGGCGCTTCCACCAGACACTGGCCTGTTTTTCGAGGCGCTGGGCATCACCATTCTTGAAGGATTTGGCCTTACAGAAACAGCTCCAGTTACGCATGTTAATCGCCCTGGTAAAGTCAAATTTGGCACAGTGGGAACACTGCTCAAGAACGTTGAGGTGAAAATTGCAGATGATGGCGAAATTTTGCTTCGCGGGCCAAACATTATGAAAGGCTATTGGCAAGATGACGCCGCAACGGCAGAAGTTATTCGCAACGGCTGGTTTCACACCGGCGACATCGGCGAAATCGACAGCGAAGGGTATTTGAAAATCACCGACCGAAAAAAGCACATCATTGTAAACTCAGGTGGCAAAAACATTGCGCCGCTCCCAATTGAAAATCGCATTCACGCCAATAAGTATATCGATCAAGCTTTGGTTGTTGGCGAAAAGCGCCCATTTTTAATTGCGCTGATCGTCCCAAATTTTGAAAACCTTGAAGCTTTGGCCAAACAAAAAGGCCTGGCATATTCAAATTTTGAAGAGCTAATTTCACATCATGAAATTTACCAGCTCTATACAAACATTCTGAGAGACATCTCGCGCGAACTGGCCAGCCATGAAAGAGTTCGGAAATTTCTGCTGCTCAGCGAACCTTTCACTATCGAAGACGGGCACATGACACCGACGTTAAAACTGCGCCGTAGCAAAATCGAAGAAAAATTCAAGCAAAAGATTCACGACCTTTATAAAGGCGTGGCTTATGATTCGGAGTAA
- a CDS encoding cytidylyltransferase domain-containing protein, with product MKILVVVQARSGSTRLPNKVLMPLAGEPLLVRQLERIQAASVPFQLVVATTTEAKDQVIRDICKSVGVQCFDGHPTDLLDRHYQVAAQEQPDAVVKIPSDCPLIDPAIIDKVLTAYIENHDKYDFVSNLHPATYPDGNDVEIFSMSVLETAWREAKKELERQHTTPFIWEQPERFRIMNVEWESGLDYSMSHRFTIDYREDYEFIKAVYDALWRKDRPIFTLEDILDLLENHPEIYEMNSKYAGVNWYREHIGELKTITSKQTKQLL from the coding sequence ATGAAGATATTAGTTGTTGTTCAGGCTCGCTCTGGTTCAACACGTTTGCCGAATAAGGTTTTAATGCCGCTTGCTGGCGAACCTCTTTTGGTTAGGCAGCTTGAGCGGATTCAAGCTGCTTCCGTTCCGTTTCAGCTTGTGGTGGCCACCACGACGGAAGCCAAAGACCAAGTTATTCGCGATATTTGTAAGTCGGTTGGCGTGCAATGTTTCGATGGCCACCCAACCGATTTGCTAGATCGGCATTATCAAGTGGCTGCACAAGAACAGCCCGACGCCGTCGTCAAAATTCCTTCCGATTGTCCGCTTATTGACCCTGCGATTATTGATAAAGTTCTGACCGCTTACATTGAAAATCACGATAAATATGATTTTGTAAGCAACTTGCATCCGGCTACCTATCCCGATGGCAATGACGTGGAAATTTTTTCTATGAGCGTACTTGAAACTGCGTGGCGCGAAGCTAAGAAGGAACTTGAACGTCAACACACAACGCCCTTTATTTGGGAACAGCCAGAACGCTTTAGAATTATGAATGTCGAGTGGGAGAGCGGATTGGATTATTCCATGTCGCATCGCTTCACGATTGACTATCGGGAAGATTACGAGTTTATCAAAGCTGTGTATGATGCGCTTTGGCGCAAAGATCGCCCTATTTTTACACTCGAAGATATTTTAGATTTGTTGGAAAATCATCCAGAGATTTACGAGATGAATTCAAAATATGCCGGAGTGAATTGGTACAGAGAGCACATCGGCGAACTGAAGACCATTACAAGTAAACAAACCAAACAACTTTTATAA
- a CDS encoding lysylphosphatidylglycerol synthase transmembrane domain-containing protein: MEGSKKGWSLSLKIGGILLGVVTLGVLFHEIDTGKALDLISGLGFSGILIFLPYIVVSMLDTLGWKAVFGETTQRINFGKLMKIRIIAEAMMMSIPAGVAVAETVKPVLLKRWLGVPTAQGVASVAIKKMLLGFAQGIYLGLCATFGYGMLKYSSQSVIGFDGLPWIVVLASLIFLLFFGIGTYIFINGDVAARLHKLLIAIPIKPLRIWLVSKETKFEEIDQQLSAFHGMGKEKAILSVVYFTLGWLMETMETFVILWVLGVDLSYTDVLAFETILSLIRSIVFFIPAGLGIQDFGYVAFLTAFGVADPLAVGGAFILLKRFKELLWIALGYLLLVITGVRLKEIAVQTS, encoded by the coding sequence ATGGAAGGTTCAAAAAAGGGATGGAGTCTCTCGCTAAAAATCGGCGGGATTTTGTTAGGTGTTGTAACGTTAGGTGTTCTTTTTCACGAGATTGATACCGGAAAAGCTTTAGACCTAATCAGTGGGTTGGGTTTTTCGGGGATACTGATCTTTCTGCCATACATTGTGGTTTCTATGCTTGATACGTTGGGTTGGAAAGCCGTTTTTGGAGAAACAACGCAGCGCATCAATTTTGGCAAGTTGATGAAGATCCGAATTATCGCAGAAGCCATGATGATGAGTATTCCTGCAGGCGTAGCAGTGGCTGAAACGGTAAAGCCGGTTTTGTTAAAAAGATGGCTTGGGGTTCCGACGGCGCAAGGGGTGGCAAGTGTTGCAATAAAGAAAATGCTGTTAGGCTTTGCGCAAGGAATTTATTTGGGACTTTGTGCAACGTTTGGTTATGGAATGTTGAAATATAGTTCTCAAAGTGTCATCGGTTTTGATGGCTTACCTTGGATCGTTGTGTTGGCCTCCCTAATTTTTCTCCTTTTTTTTGGAATAGGAACTTACATTTTTATTAACGGAGACGTGGCCGCGCGCCTGCATAAGCTGCTTATTGCTATTCCAATTAAGCCTTTAAGGATTTGGCTCGTTTCGAAGGAAACGAAATTTGAAGAAATAGACCAGCAGCTAAGCGCGTTTCATGGTATGGGCAAAGAAAAAGCCATTCTTTCCGTTGTTTATTTCACGTTGGGCTGGTTGATGGAAACGATGGAGACCTTTGTGATTCTATGGGTTTTGGGCGTTGATTTAAGTTATACAGATGTTCTTGCTTTTGAAACAATTTTATCCTTGATTCGCTCAATCGTATTTTTTATCCCAGCAGGCTTAGGGATTCAAGATTTTGGATATGTGGCTTTTCTAACGGCGTTTGGCGTGGCCGACCCGTTGGCGGTAGGAGGCGCTTTTATTTTGCTGAAACGGTTTAAAGAACTTCTCTGGATTGCACTTGGTTACTTATTGTTAGTTATTACAGGAGTTCGACTGAAAGAAATTGCGGTACAAACTTCTTAA